A genomic window from Yarrowia lipolytica chromosome 1D, complete sequence includes:
- a CDS encoding uncharacterized protein (Compare to YALI0D07018g, similar to uniprot|Q12000 Saccharomyces cerevisiae YOR091w, similar to Saccharomyces cerevisiae TMA46 (YOR091W); ancestral locus Anc_2.194): MPPKQKLNEKNKAAKRQERASDKTFGLKNKNKSSKVQRFVQQVEATASGADKKKQAERERKEAEKKAAAAAKAEAAKLFGSVVITQKVPFGVDPKTVLCAYFKEGQCTKGTRCKFSHNLEADRKTQKKDLYTDAREQEKEQGMDTWDEEELRKVILSKHGNPKTTTDIVCKFFLDAIEDSKYGWFWVCPNGGDQCKYRHSLPPGFVFKTKEQKKLEKLALEKQPKITLEDFLETERAKLPKNLTPVTLESFNKWKADRIKAKEEAAAEEARKLTQKQMSGRQLLLTGKYDDDEEDDGTNGTAWDLSEFKPSLDIVDDEE, from the coding sequence ATGCCACCCAAGCAGAAGCTCaacgagaagaacaaggcCGCCAAGCGACAGGAGCGGGCCAGCGACAAGACCTTTggtctcaagaacaagaacaagtcgTCCAAGGTTCAGCGATTTGTGCAGCAGGTTGAAGCTACAGCCTCTGGagccgacaagaagaagcaggctGAGAGAGAGCGtaaggaggccgagaagaaggctgccgCTGcggccaaggccgaggccgCCAAGCTGTTTGGCTCCGTGGTGATTACCCAGAAGGTTCCCTTTGGAGTTGATCCCAAGACCGTGCTGTGTGCATACTTCAAGGAGGGCCAGTGCACCAAGGGCACCCGATGCAAGTTTTCGCACAACCTGGAGGCTGACCGAAAGACACAGAAGAAGGATCTGTACACGGACGCGCgagagcaggagaaggagcagggcATGGACACCtgggacgaggaggagctgcgaaAGGTGATTCTGTCCAAGCATGGAAACCCCAAGACCACCACAGATATTGTTTGCAAGTTCTTTCTGGACGCCATCGAGGACTCCAAGTACGGCTGGTTCTGGGTCTGTCCCAACGGCGGCGAtcagtgcaagtacagaCATTCTCTGCCACCGGGCTTTGTgttcaagaccaaggagcagaagaaacTGGAAAAGCTTGCGCTGGAAAAGCAGCCCAAGATTACTCTCGAGGACTTTTTGGAGACAGAGCGTGCCAAACTGCCCAAGAACCTTACTCCTGTGACTCTGGAGTCTTTCAACAAGTGGAAGGCTGACCGaatcaaggccaaggaggaggctgctgctgaggaggccCGAAAGCTGACCCAGAAACAGATGTCTGGTcgacagctgctgcttaCCGGAAAGTatgacgatgatgaggaggacgatggAACTAACGGTACCGCCTGGGACTTGTCTGAGTTCAAGCCCAGTTTGGATATTGTCGATGATGAGGAGTAA